Genomic window (Candidatus Nealsonbacteria bacterium):
AATTAATGGCGAGGTTGCTTTATTATCCTTAACAAAATCGGCCAGGATACTACTATCTGCATCATCACTTACTGGTGCCTCAAGAGATGCGGTTCTCTGAAAAATCTTTGTAATATGGATTACTTTTTCTATACTAAGACCCATTTCTGCTGCTACCTCTTCGGATGAGGGCTCTCTTCCAAGATTTTGCAATAGGTCTCTTCTTATCTTGCTGTACTTGGAAATGGTTTCAATCATATGAACCGGAATACGAATAGTGCGAGCCTGGTCAGCTAAGGCCCTGTTTATGGCTTGTCTTATCCACCAAGTTGCATAGGTTGAAAACTTATACCCCCTTCTCCAATCAAATTTCTCTACCGCCCTAAATAGTCCCAAGTTTCCTTCTTGAATTAAATCTAAAAGAGTGAGATTGCTTGATTTTCCAATGTATTTTTTTGCAATCGAAACAACTAGTCTCAAATTGGCTTGTATTAACTTAGATGTAGCTTTGGGGTCACCAGCTTCAATACCTCTAGCTAATTCCTTTTCTTCATCAGCAGTCAAAAACGAAGTTCTGGATATCTCCTTTAAATACATTTGAATCGGATCAACTTTTAGTTTTAAATCGTCCTTATTCGCCTTTAATTTATCAGTTTCTGTTTCAAGAAAACTCTTCTTCTCCTTAATGATTACGCCTAAATTCTGAAGTTCGTCATAAAAAGCCTCTAATCCATCAATATCATCTTCAATATTGGGAAAGAAATATAATATCTCGGTCATAGTAATAAATCCTCTTTGTTTTCCCTTCTTAAAAAGAACCTCTTTACTTTCTTCTGTAAAGACTTTTTTCTTCTTTTTTTTCTTAGCAACAGAAGCCTTCTTCTTCAAGGCCTCTGTTTTTTTAGTCTTTGGGGAAGCTTCTTTTTTTGGGGCTGTTTTTTTGACTTCTTTTTTTACCATATTATTATCTTAAAATTTAGATATTTCCCTGAAGACCTTGAAGTTCCTGACATAACAAATTGAACTCATTACTAAGTTCTTGGGCTCTTACATGATTGTCTTTTTCTTCAGCTCCCTTGATTTCCTTTGAAATATCATTAAGTTTCTTTTTCAAGGCTAGCATTCTTATCTCTCTTAAGCAATTATTTAACTCCTCTTTTGGCTCAATAGTTGAATCATCAATTTCTGCTTTCATAGAAAGATAGTCTATTTTTTCTTTTATTGCAGGCGGTATTTCCTCTTCAAGAGGTTTATCAAAAAGATCCATAATTTCTTGCGATTCCTTGGAAAAAAAATCCCTATCTTCTTTAGATATATTCTTGAAATTACCCGGTATCTTTAATCCGATAATTAAAGATCTTTCTTCTAAAAGATTTTTTCTTGGCGTTTTCTTGTCCTCTTTACTATCTATTATATTTTTTGAACCTATTCTTTCAACAGAATTCTTGTTTAGCTCCTTTAATATTGCATCTTTATCAATAGATAATCCTCTTGATAATTCTTGAACCCAGTGATCTTTTTCAATGTCATTTGATATTTTCGCAATTACCGGGAGCAATGCCTTGGCTATTTCCTTTTTACCTTCCGGAGTCTTATCATCAGATCTTGAAAAAGCATTTTGGAAATAGAATTCATTTATTGAAATTGGATCGCTAATTGCCTTTATCCAAAGATTCGGATCCTTCAAGACGATGTCGGCCGGATCAAGCCCCTCGGGCATATTTGCCACTTTAATGTTAAACCCTTTCGCTTGAGCCAAGTCTATTCCCCTCTTAGTAGCTGAGTCGCCAGCCATATCCATATCAAAAGCAGTAATTAGATTATTAGAATATCTTCTTAAGGCTTCTAATTGATATGAAGTCAAAGCAGTTCCCGAAGTTGATACTACATTCTCTAAGCCAGCTTGATGGGACATTATAACATCGGTGTATCCTTCAACTAAAATACAGGCGTCTTTTTTTCTTATCTCTATACGAGCACTGGTTAACCCATAAAGAGCCTTACTCTTGTCATATAGCATGGTGCTGGGAGTATTGAGGTACTTAGCCTCTTTCTTTTCGTCGCTTGATTCAAATATGCGACCCCCGAATCCAATAGGATAGGAATTAAGGTCAAGTATAGGGAAAATTATTCTTCTTCTAAATCGATCGTAATATTTAGATGCTCCGTCTTTTCTAATTGCTAACCCAGCTCTCTCTACTTCTTCAGCTCTATATCCCTTTTTCTCTAAAAATGAAAGCAATTCTTCCCAACTATCAGGAGCATAGCCAATCCTCCACTTTTCAATACTTTCTTTTGTTATTCCCCTTTCATTTAAGTAACTGACTACTCTTTTCCCTACAACCCCTTCTAGTTGTTTTTGAAAAAACTGATTTGCAAGCTCAGATATTTCATACAACCTTTCCCTTTCGGTGCGTAATTTTGGATCTTGCCTTTTTAATTCAACCCCTGCTTTCCTGGCTAATATACGGAGCGCGTCACCAAACTCTACTCCCTCTATCTTCATGATAAACTTAAAAATATCCCCTCCTTCTCCGCAACCTCCAAAACAGTGCCAGATTTGTCGTGCTGGACTAATAAAAAATGATGGGGTTTTTTCCGAGTGAAATGGGCAAAGAGCTCTGTAATTAGCACCAGATTTTTCTAGCTTAACGTACTCTCTTACAACCTCGAGAATATCAAGCCTGTTCTTGATTTCATCTATTGGGGAATTCATTATAATATGGTATGCTTAATTTCCTTTATTATAATGAATTTTTCGTTTTTTTTCAAATGAAGTCATGAAAAACGTTTCACTTAAATCTATAACGAAAATAATTTTAACTTCTAAGAAATTAAAGATACTCTTTGTGGCTAGTGAGGCCGCACCTTTCGCTAAGGCGGGTGGTTTGGGTGATGTTGTCAATTCTCTCTCTTCAGCATTAAAAGAACTTGGACAAGACGCTCGAATAATGATCCCCTATTACGGGACAATTGATCGAGTGAAATATAAAATAACTGAAGAAATTAAAAAACTAAAGGTCCCTACTGAACAACCAGAAATTAAATATCCCATAGTTAAAATTCTTTAACTTTTTTATTATATAATTCCATTATTATCTTACTATTCTCTCCGACCATACCATTTCCTATTTTTCGGTCATCAATTCCAACCACTGGAAGAATATCCTTGTTGGTAGCAGTCAGAAAGGCTTCTTCGGCAAATTTTAATTCATCAATAGATATGTCTCTTTCTTCTACCTCATAGTCATTCTTTAATAAATCGATTACAAAATTCCTCGTAGTTCCGAATAAGACACCATCTTTGGCCGTAATAATTTTATTATCCTTATAGATAAAAAAATTACTGGTGGAGCTCTCTAAGACTTTACCGTTAGAAAAATAAAGAAGATCAAAAAATTTATTATCCATACTAATCTTATTACTTATTGGAAAAATATAATTTGTAGTCTTAGACTTAGGAAGATCTCTTTGATGATCTATAGACATTAATCTGACTCCTTCCTGATAAAGCTTTTTATCTAATGGCACAATTTCCTTGTTGATGATAAAGAAATTGGGCTTATCTGAGTCAAATCCTATTCCCCCTATCGCCTCTCCCCCGGTAAGAACCATTCTAATCTCTCGATTACCTCCCCCGTTCTTGAATAACAACTCTTTTATTATTGATAATGTTTCTTCTTTTGAAAAAGGTATTTTAAGACCCATAGATGTAGCAGAATTAGTGAATCTATCGAAGTGCTGATCGTAAAGAAATGGCTTTTCATTATAGGTCCTTAAAACTTCAAAAATTCCATAACCCCGAAGAATTCCAATATCAAGAATGCTAACCTTAGCATCTTTTATGGGAATTATTTCTCCGTTTAAAAAACAATATTCGTTCATTTTATTAATCAGTTGTCAATTTCTCTTCTTGAGGAAATGTCTTGTTTTTAATAATAAGGATTAATGTTGCTGATATTAATCCTAGAATAGAGACCAATATAAACACTGTTTTAAAACCAAGAAATGTTGCTATTATACCGCCGAAAGCAGCTGCAAAGCCTAAAGCAAACCCTAGGCCGGTACTTTGAACACTCCAAGAGAAAGCTTCCCATCCCTTATTTATATGTCTGGTAAATATTCCATGCCAGGCAGGAACGACACAAGCCATTGCAATACCTCGAAAAAACTCTAAAGCAAATATGTGCCAAACATGAGTGGCCATAAAGTAGCCCAAGGGAATAAGAGATGAGACATAAAGTCCATATACTAAAAAGTTAAAGTCGTCCTCCTCTCCCTTTATCATATCTAAAAGATTGGCTAAAAATGGTTGTATTGTAGACTTAGTTATCCAGTATGTCGCCGCTATAAAGCCGACCATCTCTATTGATCCCCCTTCTATGTTACCGACTATAAATATTGCAAAAATGGGAGCCACCAACCCCCATCCTGAATGCAGAAAAAAATCGGCGGTTGTTAGTTTTACTATTACTTTATTTAATCTTTTCATTATTTTTCAGAAACAACTTTATTGAGTTCCATTAAAAATTCGTCGATATTTAGGCCATGAACTTCGGCTGCTTCTTCTATGCTTTCCGGTTCTGCCATCGGGCAACTAACACAACCTAGATTATACCTAATAAATACTTTTACTGTTTTCGGGTATTTCCTTATTACTTCCCCTATTTTCATTTCTTTTTTTATCTCCATGATTTTATATTTTATATAAATTATCTGAACTTATTAATTCTTTTATAAAAGAAATAATTTTATTGGGATCTAAATTTTTAACAAATTTACCTTTTCTAAAAAAAGATGCTTTTCCGTTTTCTATTCCAACGAAAGCAAGATCAGCCTCTTTTGCTTCCCCTAATCCATTAACAATACATCCCATAACTGCAATCTTAATTGGCTCTTTCTCAAATTCATCCGAATTATCTTCTAAGAATTTCGCTATTTGTTCTACTGGTATTTTTGTTCTGCTACAAGTAGGACAACTTATAATACTAAGCCCTTTTTCTCTTAATTTTAAACTTTTCAATATATCCCAACCCACTTTTACCTCTTCTTCTGGGTCACCACTCAATGAAACGCGTACTGTATCGCCTAATCCACTCATAAGAAGACCTCCTATACCTAATGTTGATTTAACAATACCGGCTCTAGCTCTCCCCGCTTCAGTTATACCAATGTGAAAGGGCCAATCCCCCTTTTCTGCTAAAAGTTGATGAGATTTTATAGTTGTTAAAACATCTGTTGATTTGATGGAAATAATTATGTCTTTAAAATTACAATCCTCTAAAAGCTTTATGGAACGAAGGGCAGATTCTACTAATCCCTCTGGAGTCACTTTATCTTTATATTTATGGAGTATGTCTCTCTGTAGTGATCCTCCGTTTATACCAACTCTTATTGCTATTTTATTTTTTTTTGCTGATTTGGCTATAGCCATCACTTTTTCCTTGTCTCCGATGTTACCTGGATTGATTCTTATCTCATCAGCACCATTCTTTATCGACTCTAAGGCTAATTGCCAATCAAAATGTATGTCTGCTACCAAAGGCATATCTATTCCCTTTTTAATCTCCTTTAAAGCTAGCGCCGATTCTTTATCAGGAACAGATACTCTTATAATTTCACACCCCGCTTTTTGTAGCCTCTTTATTTGGTCAATTGTGGCTTTAACGTCTTTTGTGTCAGTATTAGTCATTGACTGAACCAGTATGGGATTCTTGCCTCCAACCTTTAAGCCTCCCACTCTAACTGCTCTTGATTTTCTTCTAATTATATTTGGCTTCATTAAGTTATGGATTTAATTTTTTCAATTACATCTTCAATGACCCATTCTGGGGTTGATGTTCCGCTAATAATTGCTACTTTATTAGCACCAGAAAACCAGTTCCCGTCAATTTCATAAGATCCTTCAACACCATAAACCGGCCTCCCCTCGTCTTCTACAATCTTCACTAATCCCTGTGTATTAGCGCTTCTACGAGAACCAATGACTATGGTTAAATCAGCCTCTTTTGAAATAGCTCTCACCTCATTCTGTCTTTCCATAACTGAATTGCAAAAAGTATCACAAACTTTTACTGATTTAAATTTTTCTTTTAACTCCTTAATTAATTCTGATATCTCCTTTTTGTCTTGAGTTGTCTGTATTACTATTCCTATCGAAGAATCTAAAGGAAGGTGTTTAGTTTCATTAATATCTCTAATAATTAATCCTTTATGATTTATAACTCCATTAATAGCTTCAACTTCTGCGTGTCCCTTATCACCAATAATAACAACGTTATAGCCATCTTTATGAAGCAATCTAGCAAAGTTTTGAGCTTTTTTAACAAGGGGGCAAGTGGCATCAATTATTTCTACACCTTTTTCTTTTAGTCTTTCTAAGACATGGTCTCCTTCTCCATGTGCCCTTATAATAACGATTCCCTCCTTTGCTTCATCTACTGAAGAAATAAATTCTATCCCCTGTGAAGAAAGCTTCTCTATTACATTTTCGTTATGAACTAAATGCCCCAACATTTGACAAGAAGAGCCTTTTTTTCTTTCAAGAGTGTTTAAACTTATAGTATAAGCCCGCTTAACTCCGAAGCAAAAACCAATATTCTTTGCAATTATTAACTTCATTTTATTTTAATTTAAAATTTGTTCCATAAAAAACAGGATGTAATGTCCTGTTTTAAAGATACTATAAACTAACCCAAAATACAAACATAAATTAAGAACAAAGATAGTTAACTTTTTTCACCTTATATACAGTGTCCGCATCAGTAGCTATCACCACCTCATCCCCTTCTTTCTTCCCTATTAGAGCTTTTCCGATAGGTGATTCCTTTGAAATCTTACCTGAAAATGGATCTGCCTCAATTGTATCAACGATAACAAACTGATCCTCTTTACCTTTATTTTCTACAAAAACCGTTGCTCCAACATCAACAGTTTTCTTTTTCTTTAATAAGGATGGTTTAATTAAATTTACATTTTTAATAATTTGATCTAATTCCATAATTCTAACCTCTAAAAATGCGAGATCTTCTTGAAAATGAACATAGTCTAGATTTAGTTCTTCAGAATGCATAGGTTCGGGAATACTATCTTGATCACTAACCTTAGCTTGCTTCATCTTTTTTAAAGCATAATATTCCTTTTCTATTTTTTCCAGCCCTTCCTTGGTAAGATAAAATTTTCTTTCCATATTATTAAAAGTTGAAACCTCTTTTTTAGGGAGGTTAGAAAACTTTCTTATTTTTATACACTTCCTTTGAACCTTTTTTCTATTCTCCCTTATGATTTTTATTGTTTGCAAAAAAACAAACAATAGTCTTAATGACTTGCCCTTTTTCTGTGAAAGCAACAATATATTTTTTAAATTCTTCTATCATATAGATATGATTCTATCTTTTATACATTAATTGTCAAGACTATTAAAGCAACAAATCAAGTAATATTGTTGCAACAATAAAATAAATTACCAGAGCCGAAATGTCTGCTACAATAGTACCAAAAGGACCGGATCCAAGAGCAGGGTCTTTCCCTTTCGAAAAAAGAACCCATACAATAACGATGGTGACTAAAATAGTAAATCCGGTTATTATGAAAAGTGATACTGCTAATATTAATCCGGTCAGAAGCGTCCCAGCCATCAGAAAAGACACCAAAAACATAAGTGACGATAAAACTATCCCCATTAATAACCCCACCTTGATTTCCCTTCTAAAATAATCTTTTTGAGAAATGCGACCAATTGCAAGACTTCTCACATAAAGAGTTTGAGTTTGTGCACTTAAAGCTCCTGCCATATAAAGTATTAATGGAATAAATGCTGTTAAAATAAAGTGTTCACTTAAAGGCTCTTTAAAGAATGTGGTAATTATGGCTGCTACCATTCCCCCGAAAAGACCTACTGTCAACCACGGCAATCTCATTTTAGCCAGCTCCCTAGGAGAAGCCTTTTCAATTTTAGTAGAAAAGCCGTCTGCCTCGCGAATACCGACGGATAATAACATATCCTCAACATGCTCATTATGTAAAATATCTAAAATTGTATCGGATGGAACAACCCCCAATAAGTCACCTTTCTTATCTACGACTGGTATTGCTTTAAGATTGTGCTTAATGGCTAAAATAGCAACCTTTTCTTGATCTGAATATGGCTTAATGCTAACCACATCTGTTTTCATAAAAGTCTCAACAACTGACTTATCTGGTCTTTTGAAAACTTCTTGAATTGAAAATACTCCTACTAATTTTCCCTTATCGGTAACATAAACATAATTAAAAGTCTCTAATTCAGAGGCTTTTTTGAAAATCATATTCTTTACTTCTAGAACCGTGTTTTTTATCCCGCAAACTGGCACATTGGGAACCATTTTTTTTCCAGCACTTTCAGGAGGGTATTTTTTCTTGAAAAATTTAATCATATATTTTCTTTATTATATCAGAATGAAAATAAAATAAACAGGAGACATGTCTCCTGTTTATTATTAGGGGGGCAAGCCAAATGAATTTAATCAAAACAAGCTTTTACAGGAAAGGACCTTCCCTAGGGTACCCATTGATTTCTTTCATTAAGCCCACTGTCCTTAGAAGACTTTGCTTCGCACCCCCAAAACAATGTTAGCGAAGGACTATTTTTTGTCAACTATTTTTTGGCTACAATAAAAAAATTAGATAATGACGTGTCTTTTTTTGAAACCGCATTATAATCCCGGGGGACTTTACTTATTAATTTTTTAGCGTATTCTTCTTTCATATATGAAGGAAAAAGAAATAATAAAAGAAATAATTATAAGTGGAGCAAATGATCTAAAAGGGCTTGAAAAGGCAAAAAGAAAAATAATGAAAAAGTATAAGAGCCTTGCCCCAAGTAACGTAAAGCTGCTTCAAAAATATCATAGAATGACCTCAAAAGAAAGAGAGGCCTTGTTTTTATCTTGCAATATGACCTTTTCTGCTAAACGAGATATGGAAATAAAAAACATCCTTAAAACTCGGCCGGTGAGATCGCTGTCTGGAATTGTTAATGTATCAATTCTAACTAAGCCCTATCCATGTCCCGGTGAATGTATTTATTGTCCAGAAGAAAAAGGCATTCCCAAAAGCTACTTAAGCAATGAGCCGAAAGAATATTAAAAAGATTATTCCCTGCTATGTTCGAATACAGCGCTTAATGAGGGATATTCCCGCCCAAAGCATTGAGGCCGGATCTAAAATATCAAATCTTGGACAAATAATTACTCAAGAATCACTCCAAGAAGAATGGAAATGCAATTGCATAAGATGTCGAGAAATAAAAGAAGATTATAATCCCAAAGAAAAATTAACTATATTTAGAAAAGATTATCTAGCTTCTGGTGGAACTGAAATATTTCTAAGCTTTGAGGATCAAAAAAATAAGAATATTTATAGTCTATTAAGGCTAAGGATTAATGACAAAGATCCAGATATTAATGCTCTAAAAAATGTAGCTATAATCAGAGAGATTCATACTTATGGACAACAAGTTAGCATAAAAAATGATGGAAATAATTCTCCTCAACATAAGGGACTTGGCAAAGCTTTGATAAATAAAGCTGAAGAAATTGCTCACAGTGAATTTGGTAAAAAAAAGATAGCGGTTATCTCCGCAACTGGAACAAGAAATTATTATAGAAAACTAGGATATAGGCTAAAGGATACTTATATGATTAAAACTATATCAGCTTCTTAATAAGATATATTGGAACAGTTATTATCAACGCTATAATTCCAAAAAAAACTCCGACAATCAAACTTGTTGTAAGATATTCATTGATAAAAATATCAACCTGCTCAATAAATAGATTAAAATTAATCAAAAGACTTAGAACCACTGCAATAGCTATTAAGCCAACTAATGAATTTTTTAAATCTTGGCGTGAAGGAATAAGGCAGATCAGCACAGAAACTGTGAGATAAAGAAAGAGCCAAAACTTCCACGAACCCCAATGATTAATAATAAAAAAAAGAGACGAGCGGATTAGCTCAATAAAATCTTTATATAAAGACCCGGAAAAAAGGATTGTTTCTGGGAAATTAAAATCAAAAATATTTAATAAAAGAAAAAGGAAAGCAATTCCACCTATTACAGGAAACATTCCGATAATCGGCATTCCGATTACAGGTATCTTTGGCTTTCTATGCCTAACGTACCCCCCTTTTGATGAAAAGAACTTAACCTCTTCTATTTTTGACCCGGTCAAAAAACAGCCCAAAACATGGGATAGCTCATGAATAATAATTCCAGGGAACATAAGAATCTGGAACGTTTTCCCTGAAAATATTTTAGTCCAAAGACTAGTTAATACAAAACTAGTCAAAACAAGGATCGTGATCCAGAAAATCATCCCAACAAAAAAACTGACCGTGTTCATCATTATTTTAATCCTTTTTTAATTTCTTCAAACTCTTGCGCAAACTGTATTAAGTACCTTACTCCAGTTCCCGTCGCCCCCTTTGCCATTCCTTGATTTTCAATAGAAGTCATTGTAGTAGCAATGTCTAGATGAATCCAAGGATGGCCATCGATAAAATTCTTTAAAAACATGGCCGCAAGAATTGCCCCTCCGACACCTTTATTAGATCCAGTATTCGCAACATCACCAAAAGAACTAGCTATTTCTTCCTGATATTCATCCCAACATGGCAATGGCCAAACAATATCTCCAGATTTATCCCCTATCTTTCTAAAGTCGCTCTCCATTTCATCCTTATTAGTAAACATAGCTATTGCTCTGTTTCCAAGGGCAATAACTGAAGCGCCTGTCAAAGTAGCAACATCAATAATTAATTCTGGCTTATACTTCTTTACGGCAAAAGAAAGAGCATCAGCCAAAATAATTCTACCCTCTGCGTCAGTATTTTTAACTTCAATTATTTTTCCATTATATGCCCGTAAAAGATCGCCTGGTCGGTAGGAATTACCGGACGACATATTTTCAACAGCGGGAATGAAACACATAATATTAATAGGCAAATTAAGAAGCGCGATAGCTCTAATTGCTGCCAATACTGATGCTCCACCAGACATATCCATATGCATACCAAGCATTGAGTCCCCTGTTTTAATATTCAGCCCTCCGCTATCAAAGGTTAATCCCTTACCAATAAAAGCTAAATCAATCTTCTTATCCTTCTTCTTGCCTAAATATTCAACTAATATCATTTTTGGTTCTTCAGCACTGCCTTGAGAAACTCCCAATATTCCACCCATCTTAAGTTCTTTGATTTTCTTCAAATTAAAGACTTCGGTCCTTAAATTCTTTAACTTACTTAATTCTTTCACTGCTACAGTCGCTAGTAGTGAGGGAGTCATCTCTCCGCCAGGAGTATTAGACAAGTCTCTGGCAAAATTAAGTGATTCTCCAATAACGGTTCCCCTTTTAATTCCCTTTTGAGCTTCTAGTAATCGTGATGTAATAATTTCAATGTTATTTATAGTAAAGCCGGATTCTTTCTTATACTTGCTAAAATCATACTCGGCTAATAATATATTTTCAACTATCTGACTAAAAATATCTTCTTGGGGAAGAAGGCTATCAAGAAATATAGAAGCGTTAAGTATTTTATTATCTTTAATTATTCGAACTGATTTCCTTATAGCTAACAAGAATTCTTTAACTTTCCAATTCTTCCTATCTCCAATATTTAAAAACAAAAAAGATCCTTGGTCATAAAAGGCTATTCTAAATTCTCCACTATCTAACTTTAAGTAAAGATCACTAAATAATGATATCTTTTTATCTAACTCTTTATTTCCTGACGAAATAGTTTCTCCGGAAAAAAAGGGAAAAACTAAGATTTTTTCTTTAGTTACAGATAAATTAGTTGATGCTAAGAGTTTTATTTTCATTTTCTTTTAGTTTTAACATTTTTTGATATAGCTCTTCTACCATCTTCTCTTTTTTTTCTTCAGTAAAAGGTTGCTTACGAATCTGACTTTTTTTAATTCTAATATGTTTCTTTATTCCTTTTGGTATTTTTTTCTTCATATTTTTATAATTATATTTTCTCTTTATTACCGCAATTTACTAGTCCTGCTC
Coding sequences:
- a CDS encoding aminotransferase class IV; translated protein: MNEYCFLNGEIIPIKDAKVSILDIGILRGYGIFEVLRTYNEKPFLYDQHFDRFTNSATSMGLKIPFSKEETLSIIKELLFKNGGGNREIRMVLTGGEAIGGIGFDSDKPNFFIINKEIVPLDKKLYQEGVRLMSIDHQRDLPKSKTTNYIFPISNKISMDNKFFDLLYFSNGKVLESSTSNFFIYKDNKIITAKDGVLFGTTRNFVIDLLKNDYEVEERDISIDELKFAEEAFLTATNKDILPVVGIDDRKIGNGMVGENSKIIMELYNKKVKEF
- a CDS encoding DUF1858 domain-containing protein, with amino-acid sequence MEIKKEMKIGEVIRKYPKTVKVFIRYNLGCVSCPMAEPESIEEAAEVHGLNIDEFLMELNKVVSEK
- a CDS encoding M50 family metallopeptidase, producing the protein MNTVSFFVGMIFWITILVLTSFVLTSLWTKIFSGKTFQILMFPGIIIHELSHVLGCFLTGSKIEEVKFFSSKGGYVRHRKPKIPVIGMPIIGMFPVIGGIAFLFLLLNIFDFNFPETILFSGSLYKDFIELIRSSLFFIINHWGSWKFWLFLYLTVSVLICLIPSRQDLKNSLVGLIAIAVVLSLLINFNLFIEQVDIFINEYLTTSLIVGVFFGIIALIITVPIYLIKKLI
- a CDS encoding sigma-70 family RNA polymerase sigma factor, translating into MVKKEVKKTAPKKEASPKTKKTEALKKKASVAKKKKKKKVFTEESKEVLFKKGKQRGFITMTEILYFFPNIEDDIDGLEAFYDELQNLGVIIKEKKSFLETETDKLKANKDDLKLKVDPIQMYLKEISRTSFLTADEEKELARGIEAGDPKATSKLIQANLRLVVSIAKKYIGKSSNLTLLDLIQEGNLGLFRAVEKFDWRRGYKFSTYATWWIRQAINRALADQARTIRIPVHMIETISKYSKIRRDLLQNLGREPSSEEVAAEMGLSIEKVIHITKIFQRTASLEAPVSDDADSSILADFVKDNKATSPLIDAGRSLLRERLQEILVDLNFREQKILAMRFGLDDGVTHTLEEVGNKFGVTRERIRQIEAKSLEKIRHHESVKKLKGY
- a CDS encoding MFS transporter, with amino-acid sequence MKRLNKVIVKLTTADFFLHSGWGLVAPIFAIFIVGNIEGGSIEMVGFIAATYWITKSTIQPFLANLLDMIKGEEDDFNFLVYGLYVSSLIPLGYFMATHVWHIFALEFFRGIAMACVVPAWHGIFTRHINKGWEAFSWSVQSTGLGFALGFAAAFGGIIATFLGFKTVFILVSILGLISATLILIIKNKTFPQEEKLTTD
- the ispG gene encoding flavodoxin-dependent (E)-4-hydroxy-3-methylbut-2-enyl-diphosphate synthase, with translation MRRKSRAVRVGGLKVGGKNPILVQSMTNTDTKDVKATIDQIKRLQKAGCEIIRVSVPDKESALALKEIKKGIDMPLVADIHFDWQLALESIKNGADEIRINPGNIGDKEKVMAIAKSAKKNKIAIRVGINGGSLQRDILHKYKDKVTPEGLVESALRSIKLLEDCNFKDIIISIKSTDVLTTIKSHQLLAEKGDWPFHIGITEAGRARAGIVKSTLGIGGLLMSGLGDTVRVSLSGDPEEEVKVGWDILKSLKLREKGLSIISCPTCSRTKIPVEQIAKFLEDNSDEFEKEPIKIAVMGCIVNGLGEAKEADLAFVGIENGKASFFRKGKFVKNLDPNKIISFIKELISSDNLYKI
- a CDS encoding glycogen/starch synthase, translating into MKNVSLKSITKIILTSKKLKILFVASEAAPFAKAGGLGDVVNSLSSALKELGQDARIMIPYYGTIDRVKYKITEEIKKLKVPTEQPEIKYPIVKIL
- the ispH gene encoding 4-hydroxy-3-methylbut-2-enyl diphosphate reductase; the protein is MKLIIAKNIGFCFGVKRAYTISLNTLERKKGSSCQMLGHLVHNENVIEKLSSQGIEFISSVDEAKEGIVIIRAHGEGDHVLERLKEKGVEIIDATCPLVKKAQNFARLLHKDGYNVVIIGDKGHAEVEAINGVINHKGLIIRDINETKHLPLDSSIGIVIQTTQDKKEISELIKELKEKFKSVKVCDTFCNSVMERQNEVRAISKEADLTIVIGSRRSANTQGLVKIVEDEGRPVYGVEGSYEIDGNWFSGANKVAIISGTSTPEWVIEDVIEKIKSIT
- a CDS encoding GNAT family N-acetyltransferase; protein product: MRDIPAQSIEAGSKISNLGQIITQESLQEEWKCNCIRCREIKEDYNPKEKLTIFRKDYLASGGTEIFLSFEDQKNKNIYSLLRLRINDKDPDINALKNVAIIREIHTYGQQVSIKNDGNNSPQHKGLGKALINKAEEIAHSEFGKKKIAVISATGTRNYYRKLGYRLKDTYMIKTISAS
- a CDS encoding magnesium transporter, translating into MIKFFKKKYPPESAGKKMVPNVPVCGIKNTVLEVKNMIFKKASELETFNYVYVTDKGKLVGVFSIQEVFKRPDKSVVETFMKTDVVSIKPYSDQEKVAILAIKHNLKAIPVVDKKGDLLGVVPSDTILDILHNEHVEDMLLSVGIREADGFSTKIEKASPRELAKMRLPWLTVGLFGGMVAAIITTFFKEPLSEHFILTAFIPLILYMAGALSAQTQTLYVRSLAIGRISQKDYFRREIKVGLLMGIVLSSLMFLVSFLMAGTLLTGLILAVSLFIITGFTILVTIVIVWVLFSKGKDPALGSGPFGTIVADISALVIYFIVATILLDLLL
- the dnaG gene encoding DNA primase, whose amino-acid sequence is MNSPIDEIKNRLDILEVVREYVKLEKSGANYRALCPFHSEKTPSFFISPARQIWHCFGGCGEGGDIFKFIMKIEGVEFGDALRILARKAGVELKRQDPKLRTERERLYEISELANQFFQKQLEGVVGKRVVSYLNERGITKESIEKWRIGYAPDSWEELLSFLEKKGYRAEEVERAGLAIRKDGASKYYDRFRRRIIFPILDLNSYPIGFGGRIFESSDEKKEAKYLNTPSTMLYDKSKALYGLTSARIEIRKKDACILVEGYTDVIMSHQAGLENVVSTSGTALTSYQLEALRRYSNNLITAFDMDMAGDSATKRGIDLAQAKGFNIKVANMPEGLDPADIVLKDPNLWIKAISDPISINEFYFQNAFSRSDDKTPEGKKEIAKALLPVIAKISNDIEKDHWVQELSRGLSIDKDAILKELNKNSVERIGSKNIIDSKEDKKTPRKNLLEERSLIIGLKIPGNFKNISKEDRDFFSKESQEIMDLFDKPLEEEIPPAIKEKIDYLSMKAEIDDSTIEPKEELNNCLREIRMLALKKKLNDISKEIKGAEEKDNHVRAQELSNEFNLLCQELQGLQGNI
- a CDS encoding GreA/GreB family elongation factor, whose translation is MERKFYLTKEGLEKIEKEYYALKKMKQAKVSDQDSIPEPMHSEELNLDYVHFQEDLAFLEVRIMELDQIIKNVNLIKPSLLKKKKTVDVGATVFVENKGKEDQFVIVDTIEADPFSGKISKESPIGKALIGKKEGDEVVIATDADTVYKVKKVNYLCS